A single Phalacrocorax aristotelis chromosome 18, bGulAri2.1, whole genome shotgun sequence DNA region contains:
- the SERPINF1 gene encoding pigment epithelium-derived factor has product MQIPVVLLFLGLLTVPSRSQNSAAEQNSATADGANAGEVEEEDPFYKSPVNKLAAAVSNFGYDLYRQQSSRTATANVLLSPFSLATALSGLSLGAGERTEDVISRALFYDLLNKAEVHNTYKDLLNSVSGPEKSMKSAARIILEKRLRVKPGFHSELEKSYKMRLRALSGNTQLDLQEINNWVRQQTKGRIMRFMKDMPTDVSILLAGAAYFKGTWKTKFDTKKTALKDFHLHEDRTVKVPMMSDPKAILRYGFDSELNCKIAQLPLTEGISAMFFLPTKVTQNMTLIEESLTSEFVHDVDKELKTVHAVLSLPKLKLNYEEALGSTLKETRLQSLFTSPDFGKISTKPIKLSHVQHKAVLELSEDGERSTPNPGVNAARLTFPIEYHVDRPFLLVLRDDTTGTLLFIGKILDPRSV; this is encoded by the exons ATGCAGATTCCAGTGGTTCTCCTTTTCCTGGGTCTCTTAACGGTCCCAAGCAGATCCCAGAACTCAGCTGCTGAGCAG AACTCTGCCACCGCTGATGGGGCCAACGCCGGCGAGGTCGAAGAGGAAGATCCGTTCTATAAGAGCCCTGTGAACAAGCTGGCAGCTGCAGTCTCCAACTTTGGCTATGACCTGTACCGTCAGCAATCTAGCCGGACAGCCACTGCCAACGTGCTGCTGTCTCCGTTCAGCCTGGCTACTGCCCTTTCTGGTCTCTCGCTTG gggctggagaaCGAACAGAAGATGTGATTTCTCGCGCTCTCTTCTACGATCTGCTTAACAAAGCTGAGGTTCACAACACTTACAAGGACCTACTGAACAGCGTGTCTGGACCAGAGAAGAGCATGAAAAGTGCCGCCAGGATCATCTTGGAGAAAA GACTGAGGGTGAAGCCTGGTTTCCACAGCGAACTAGAGAAGTCCTACAAGATGCGTCTGAGGGCACTAAGTGGCAATACCCAGTTAGACCTCCAAGAAATCAACAACTGGGTACGACAGCAGACAAAGGGAAGGATTATGCGGTTTATGAAGGACATGCCCACGGATGTCAGTATTCTCCTTGCTGGGGCTGCTTACTTCAAGG ggaCGTGGAAAACCAAGTTTGACACCAAGAAGACTGCCCTGAAGGACTTCCATTTGCATGAGGACAGAACGGTGAAGGTGCCCATGATGTCGGACCCCAAAGCCATACTGCGATACGGTTTTGACTCAGAACTCAACTGCAAG ATTGCCCAGCTGCCCTTGACAGAGGGAATCAGTGCCATGTTCTTCCTGCCTACGAAGGTGACCCAGAATATGACTCTGATTGAGGAAAGCCTTACTTCTGAGTTTGTCCACGACGTAGACAAGGAGCTGAAGACAGTCCACGCTGTGCTCAGCTTGCCCAAACTAAAGCTGAACTATGAAGAGGCACTTGGCAGCACACTAAAGGAGACAA gGCTCCAATCACTTTTCACATCACCTGATTTTGGCAAGATTTCTACCAAACCTATCAAGCTATCTCACGTGCAACACAAGGCAGTTCTGGAGCTTAGTGAAGATGGGGAAAGATCCACACCAAACCCTGGGGTGAATGCTGCTCGCCTGACCTTCCCCATAGAATATCACGTGGACAGACCTTTCCTTCTTGTACTGCGAGATGATACCACTGGAACCCTCCTCTTCATTGGCAAGATCCTGGACCCCAGGAGTGTTTAG
- the SERPINF2 gene encoding alpha-2-antiplasmin has product MVFLWGLLLLCLSALHSHLRFSSAHAIEQKHLLDKDGELKGMKSAGVAQSALLGAIPSLPNAELADNTYDNFQEVDEPMLPFTTGSPGTRDGWIPEEEAISVAAGCREQEPHGEMASSEEEGEAEDKSCEMTWKKRQRLADGLMRFSIDLLREVQLESNRTNVILSPLSIALALSHLALGAANQTEKHLLAVMHLESVPCLHHALGTLRRRLTEHALSFASRLYLQKGCEVKEKFLEDSEKFYGAKPLTLSGISEDDLVAINEWVKEATNGQIPTFLQQLPENTVMLLLNALHFHGFWRNKFDASFTGPDVFHLDNEYMVPVEMMKAQKYSLSWFTLESQDVQVAKFPFKGNMSFVVIVPNQYTWNTSHVLENFPYKQLCGLFPKEVPTTVKIPKMELDYQLELNKVLSQMGLWELFTSPDLHKITDEPLFVSSIQHQSTLQLKEDGMEASAATSIAISRSVSAFSLDRPFLFIVFEDETGIPLFIGSVQNPNPNATPQTKKAQDSSESTDVDEYPVPK; this is encoded by the exons ATGGTGTTCCTCTGGGGTCTGTTGCTGCTCTGCCTATCTGCTCTGCACAGTCACCTAAGG tTTTCTTCGGCACATGCCATTGAGCAAAAGCATCTCTTAGACAAAGATGGGGAGCTGAAG ggTATGAAAAGTGCTGGAGTTGCACAgtctgctctgctgggagccATCCCATCGCTGCCGAATGCAGAACTGGCAGACAATACCTATGACAACTTCCAGGAGGTCGATGAACCCATGTTACCGTTCACCACCGGCTCGCCAGGCACGAGGGATGGCTGGATCCCAGAAGAAGAAGCCATATCTGTGGCTGCAGGCTGCCGTGAACAGGAACCGCATGGGGAAATGGCCTcttctgaagaggaaggagaggctgaAGACAAAAGCTGTGAGATGACTTGGAAGAAGCGCCAGAGACTAGCAGACGGCTTGATGAGATTCAGCATCGATCTCCTGAGGGAGGTGCAGCTGGAGTCCAACAGGACCAACGTGATCCTGTCGCCCCTCAGCATCGCCCTCGCCTTGTCTCACCTGGCACTGG GAGCAGCAAACCAGACAGAGAAGCATTTGCTGGCGGTGATGCACCTGGAGTCGGTGCCCTGTCTCCACCACGCGCTGGGCACCCTTCGCAGAAGGCTCACAGAACACGCGCTCAGCTTTGCATCGCGCCTGTACCTGCAGAAAG GATGTGAGGTGAAAGAGAAGTTCCTGGAGGATTCAGAGAAATTCTACGGAGCAAAGCCCCTGACCCTTTCTGGGATCAGTGAGGATGACCTCGTAGCCATAAACGAGTGGGTAAAGGAAGCAACTAATGGGCAAATACCCACCTTCCTACAGCAGCTCCCCGAAAACACAGTGATGCTCTTGCTCAATGCACTCCATTTCCATG GGTTTTGGAGGAATAAGTTCGACGCTAGCTTCACTGGGCCAGATGTGTTCCACCTTGACAATGAGTACATGGTCCCGGTTGAGATGATGAAAGCCCAGAAGTACTCCCTGAGCTGGTTTACACTGGAGTCCCAGGACGTTCAG GTGGCCAAGTTTCCCTTTAAGGGTAACATGAGTTTTGTGGTCATTGTACCAAACCAGTACACTTGGAATACCTCTCACGTGCTGGAGAACTTCCCTTATAAACAGCTGTGTGGGCTCTTCCCCAAAGAGGTGCCCACCACAGTGAAGATCCCCAAAATGGAACTGGACTACCAGCTGGAACTCAACAAGGTCCTCAGTCAAATGG GCCTGTGGGAGCTGTTCACAAGCCCAGATCTCCACAAGATCACAGATGAGCCTCTCTTTGTATCCAGTATCCAGCATCAGTCTACCCTGCAGCTTAAAGAGGACGGGATGGAAGCATCTGCTGCTACCAGCATCGCGATTTCACGCTCGGTCTCTGCCTTCAGCCTTGACCGGCCCTTTCTCTTCATAGTCTTTGAAGATGAAACAGGCATCCCGCTTTTTATAGGCAGTGTCCAGAACCCTAACCCCAATGCCACTCCCCAGACAAAAAAGGCACAGGACTCGAGTGAATCAACAGATGTCGATGAGTACCCCGTGCCCAAATAA